In the genome of Orcinus orca chromosome 13, mOrcOrc1.1, whole genome shotgun sequence, the window GCAAAAGGGGCAGGGACAGTGTGCTCATCATGTGAACCAAACACTGTCCAAAGCAGTTTCATGCCTTGCTTCTCTGCCTGATGACTGCACTATTGGGCATCTGCTCTGGGCATTCTACCACATACAGCACTGGGACGAAAAAGAAGAATCAGATGTGAGTTTTCTCCTCAGCAGGACTGTAATGTCCCACAGAAAAAACTGTCCCATAGTGTGACCTTGTATTTTCCGAGTGTTGAGTGCAGAATTTCCTAACAAATGTCAGTTGACGAAAGGGTAATTTCTTTGTTATGTATAAGGAAGAAGGGGGTTCTGGTGTTTGGGATAAGGGAAGAAAAGTTTAGATTTAGACTTGGTGGGAGAGAGCCCATGTATCAGGAGCCACATGGGCTCTCTCCCACCAAGTCTGGCCTCCGCCAGGTCCTTTCCTCTCTTCAGGTTCTCAGGCATACAGTCACCTTTTCCTTAGACCTGCCACTACACACCGCTCTTATTGAGTTCTTCTCTTAGATGGGCTGTAGAGACCCCTCCTTTTTGCTGTCTTCTCCCCCTCCAAAAACAAAACCTATCAAACCAAAGAAACCAAACCAGCACATGGGCCTTTTCTTGCTTTGTGGGTTACAATGCTCTGGAGAAATGGAAGTGGCTATAAAGAATATTCAGTGTGAGGACATTCCAAAGGTTCCTGAATCTTAGAAAGTTATATTCATTGCTCCTGGTCTACACACAGTTCTTGCCTTCCTTTTATAGATGACAGAGAGAAGATCGTacaattcccttttctttcttcagcctCTGCCTGTCTGCAGATCATGAAGACCTCTCTCTAGCATCTGCTTTTGAACACTGGCGGTGGTGAGGgtgtctccctttttttttcctattaacgTTCCTATGGAACAAAATTAACATGGAGGATTTCCATCCTCTGAACCAAGCTGAGGAGAGCAGGGTAATCTTAGGGCAACTGTCCATAATCTTTTCTCGGTCCAGACCTCTTGGAAAATCCAATAAAAGCCATAGTATCTCTCCTCAGAAAATGCCCAAGCCCATACAATTCTGTTCTGGGGCTTTATGGATGCCAGGTTAAACACCTCAGATTTAGAAGAGCATATAACTTGACAAGTCCCTCAGAGATAAGCCCCTTTTACTTTCTCCTTATCCCCACAGCTCCTGCCTGAAGAGTCACTAAGTTTCTTTTTTCAAGAATGTCATAAACGAGCCACACAGGACTTCGAACTCCACATGCCACGGGGTCGGTACTGGCGGCATCGCCTCTGTCCTGGTAAGTCCTCATCCCAGCGTTCCCTTCCAGGATTCTCAGGGGGTAACAGTGTCCTGGCCCctccaaatcctggctccactccTCTGTCTCCATCCTGTCCTCACCTTCTGTGTCCCCTCACCCTGAAATCCTACCCTCTTCCCCCAGATGCTCCATTAGGGGCTTGATGGATCTCCCTAGCCTCATATCctgtcctttctcttctctcactcCAGAACTTCCCAGCATTCCTAGTGAGTATGCTGGGTTGGTGGTCCGCAGGGTACTGGAGCCTGTGTTGCAAGGACTGCAAGGACTGCCACAGCAAGcccaggcccctgccctcagCCTGGTGCTGACTGCCATCCTGGGTGCCTGGCTTGACCACATCCTCACCCACGGGATCCGGTTCaggtggggagaaaaggaggcCGTGGCAGGGGGATGAATGGAactgaaaaaaagagaggggatggGTGGGGCAGAGCCGTTCcgagaggcaggagggtcaggggGCCACACTGTACCTTGGCCTTCAGCCTGCAGGGGGCGCTGCAGCTCAGACAAGACTTTGGAGTGGTCAGGGAGTTGCTGGAGGAGGAGCAGTGGGGCCTGTCCCCAGAACTTCGCCAGACTCTGTTCACGCTCAGCATCTTCCAGCGGCTGGATGGGGCCCTGCTGTGTCTGTTGCAGCAGCCCCTGCCCAAGACTCAAGTCCACAGGGGGCCTCCCTGTTGCTGTGAGTCACTCTCCCTCCCCAACTCCAGGCTCTCTTTGCCCCTAGCTCATAACTTTATGTGCCGCATCCCCCATCCTCATCATTGATCTGGCTTCTGCGTGTgcccccctcccacacacacacaccgccagCCACCTGCCTTCCACTCCTGCCTTACCAGGTGCATGTAATGAGGTCCAGACCATGGAATTGCCCAGCAGCAGCCTCAACAGCCTGGAGAGCTTGGAGCCCCCTCTTCGACCTGGAGCACTCCCAGCCCAGACAGCTCAGCTGCTAAGCACACTGTGGGGAGAAGGACCTAGTCCTGAGGCTTACCTGGTAGGAAATCAGCAGGCCTGGCTTGCCCTGAGGCAGCACCAGCATCCCCGCAGGCACTTACCTTTTCTTTCCTGCCTGAGGACCAGTTCTGAATCCTAAGGACCCTAATCAGAGCCCGTTAGAACTCCCTGTCTCTGTCTGAAAAAGCCCAGACAtttagaaatgcatattaaaaaagCCTAATTGGGAGCTTGGAAGAAAGCATACCTGAGAACCACAAGCTACACAGAGCTTGGACTTAGAAACCTGGAGGTCAGCATCCTTGGGAGGCTTGGGCTTAGTCCCCCATCAGTGAAGACATCTCAGAGCTAGACACTAGCAGTAAGGGGCTAGATGCTGGGAGTAAGGCTTTAGGGTTGGATCccaggggaaagggaaagaggaaaagcaatAGAAAGCAGGGAGCCTAGATGCCACTTCCTCTTAACTCCCAGGAGCCAGGCTAAACACTAAAAGTTCGGGACACTACTACAAAGTTAATTCATCAGGAACCACAGAGGTGGAATAGGAATTTATACACCTGAATCAGTCCCACAGTGTATACTATATAATAGTACCCTGCACTCTCCTCCCCATCACTATTTTTAGTCATTTAAGAATATTGGGCTGTAGGACCTTCACGTGTAAGCTTCGCTACTCCAGAGTTCCATGTGTTTAATCTTAAACTACCCGAGTGGAGTTTACCCTCTGGTAGGTTTATAATCCCTGCCGTGGTGGTGCCCTCTCCTTGGAAGGGACCAGCACTTAAGACGGTATTAACGTAGATCTGGCACAGCAGGGTACAGAGGAGTAAAGGCTGCAAAAGACGTGTTATCGGAGCCAGGTGCAAACGGCTTTTGCACTATTTATTGTCTTCACCGTGATAAAGGGGGCTATTAATGACAGGTTGTGTTTACTGACCGTGTACTTTGGGCGCCCCATACCCTGTGCCGAAATTATCTGTCTCCCTCCTGGCCTTCCTCCTCTTCTCGGCTGGGGAGCCCAGGGCGGCGGCCTGGGGACCAGCACCACCGACCGTGTCAGAGAAGCCGCACGAGGCGGAGGTCGGGGGACTGCGGAAGCGCGTAGCAGTCCACAGCGTCTCGTACTAGCGACACTTCCGCCCGCACGAGTCCTTCCGGGGTGAGGGTCACCATGGCAGCGGCCTTGGCCCGGCTCGGACTCCGCTCTGTCAAGCAGGTTCGGGTTCAATTCTGCCCTTTCGAGAAGAACGTGGAGTCGACAAGGTACGAGGGGGAAGGAGTGCGGACGCGAGGGGCGCGCCTTCCTCCCGCCGGGGGTCTAGCCCCCTCTGCCGGCCGCTCACGCCGTTTTCTCACCGCAGGACCTTCCTCCAGGCCGTGAGCAGCGAGAAAGTTCGCTGCACCAACCTCAACTGCTCGGTGATAGCGGACGTGAGACACGACGGCTCCGAGCCCTGCGTGGACGTGCTGTTCGGTGGGTCTGGTTGGGAGTCGGGAGGGAGTCGCTAGATCTCGGCGCTGGCCCCGCCGTCCTCCCGGTGCCTTACTCGTTTGTTTCTTCCCCAGGAGACGGGCATCGCCTGATTATGCGCGGCGCGCACCTCACCGCCCAGGAAATGCTCACTGCCTTCGCCTCCCACATCCAGGCCAGGGCTGCGGCGGGAAGCGGGGACAAGCCGGGCGCCAGTACCGGGCGCTGACAGCGCGGAAGAGACCAACAAGCAGGTTTTCACCTAAGACTGCTAAGGACACATCTAAGAAGAGCTTGACTTAATTACTCAAATCACTATCTAGAAGACCACAGAgcgcaaaagagaaaagaaagagcccTGTGACTACAAATCCAACCAGTGTTTCTGGGACGAGACAAgatggggaggggtctggacaaatttgaattttatttcactttcttacCATCACTCACTGCTTAACCCTTTTGAATTTGGCTTCTTCCAACACTACTCAAGGTACCTCTTACTCTTATTAGAAATGCTGTTATCTCAGTCCTCATTTTTCCATTTCAGTAGCACCCGCCACTCTTAATTCCCTCCCTTGTGTAACTTCTTTTCCACTCaggtcctttttcttcttttaaccatAAAGGCATACtactctccttctttctcttctctcttttatttttgggGCATCTCATATTCTGTCATGACTTGAACTACCCTCTTGGGTTAAACGCTACATTTCTGTTTGGCTCTAATCTCAGATTCTGTGCTATAGTCAGGGTACTTACTACCAATTTTCTCCAAATCCCACCAACACTCTTTGTCTAACCCTAACCCGATAATCTTACATACTCTCtaaagttgacccttgaacaatgcaggtttCAATTGCAGAGGTCCTTTTACATGcctgtttttcaaataaatacataGTATAAGTACTACACGATCTGTGGTTGTTTGAATCTGCGGTTGTGGAACTGTGGgtgctgactgtaaagttatccCCCCATTCTCAACTctgtggagcggttgggcccctaacgcccatccccacccccattgtTTAAGGGTCATCTGTACTTGCCTCCTCCCCTGACTTCCTCATTCCTTTAAAAGGCACTTCATCTGCTCAGCCACTTGAGCTGGAAACCACAGCATTATCTCTGGTTCTGCCCGCTCCCTGAATATCCAGTCAGTAAGTTCATAATATTCTGTCTTAAACAAAAGCTCCTGAAATGTTCTCTACATTTCCATTCACTCTCCTGTATTATTGTTGCATTCTCCCACCTGGTCTCCTTTTTGCTAACCGTTTTTGCTGCTGCTTACTTTTATCTTTCCAAAGCATATCATTGGTTTTATTATTACAACTTGTTTCAGAGAACAGTGCCTAAAGTCCTTTTTAGGCACCCTGCCTAAAGTTTTTCATACTAGGTTACCACCCATTAATGTGGATCATGAAGTGAATTTAGGGGGTCAAATcagccttttaaaaacaaatagaataaaaagtaTCAGTAGATGGCACATGGACTGGGAAGTATTCTTTAAGAAACTTGTTTTAAGCGTATCATGAATATAGATATAGGTATTATATgaagtatgtgtatgtgtgtctatcTGCATGTACTTGGTTGCAGTATAGAATTATTTCTTACTGCAGGTTGTAGGAAAAAATAGCCACTGGTTTAGAGAAAAACTTCAGAATATTCAGCTAGGCAATCAAGAATCTCTGGACACTGGCTGCTGTGTACTTCACCAAATATATTTCCTCCTACCCCATTACTGCTTCTCTCTTAAGACGGTGATATCTTCAAAGGACTGGTTTTCCCCCCTCTCccttaaaggaaagaaaactatcaGGAGACAGTATAGTGTAGTAAAAAGCCAGAATGCCTGGGATTGAAATCCTAGGTTTTCCCTTAagtagctgtgtaactttggacACATTACTTAGTCTCTCAGTGCCTGTTTCTTCAttcgtaaaatggggataatagtacctacctcatagaacTGTTGAGAGATTAAATGAATTgatatctgggacttccctggtggtccagtggttaagactctgctcttccactgcagggggcacgggttcaatacctggtcagagaactaagatccctgcatgcagcgtggccaaagatcaatcaatcaatcaataaactgATATCTGTAAACTGCCTAGAATATTGAGTGAGCACAGCATAGCATCTAAGAGGCTGTGTGTTATAGGCCTCTTCATTGACGAAAGGATACAACCTAGATTTGAGTTCTTCAGGTCCATGGTTAACTGGCTATTATCCTTGGCCAGATTAACtactcatctgtaaaaacagGGATGGTTCAAACACTGCTGTGAACACGGATTGAGTGCTGGCACTGTGCTTATAGATTTTGAACTTGAGGTTGGGGCTGTTTTCTCTGTGTCCCCCGCACCTTGCATAGTGCCTGATACAGAGTGTGCAATAAACTTTTGTTGAATTTACCAGTATTTAGCATCAACCTTGTGACTTCAACTGATTAGTActgagatacaaagatgaatggtGAAACTCAGGTGTGTATACTAAGTGCTACAATATATTGAATAGGTGTGGACCAGGTGCAGTGGTAGCAAGAAAGGACTGACCATTGGGTTTGGTCAGAAGGTGATTGTTAAATGAGTAAAAAGTCTACCAGTGGAGGGTGGGGCCAGAAGTCAGATTATAGTGAAAGAAGAAGTGGGTGTGCAGCATAAAGTAGTAGTTTTGTATAATTAGAGTTTGGATGGAAGGTGTGATTATAGCTAGACTAGCATAAGGGTGTGGAGTAGGGTTTTTTTAGAGGATGATAGAGATTTGTACTTTATGAAAACACCTTTTATGCTGAGCTGTTGGAGAGAAGTAACTATGAATCTaagttgcatttcttttttcttttttttttttttttgcggtacgcgggcctctcactgttgtggcctctcccgttgcggagcacaggctccggacgtgcaagctcagcagccatggctcacgggcctagccgctccgcggcatgtgggatcttcccggaccggggcacgaacccgtatcccctgcatcggcaggcggactctcaaccactgcgccaccagggaagccctaagttgtATTTCTGAACCATCATCAAATGTAATCTTGGCTCTTCTAGGACAACATCAGGTGCAGATGCTACCTCTTTCCTACAGCCTTCCCTGACCTGGACATAAGCAATCTTTCCTCTAAGCGCCTTTGCTTCCTGGGttgtagaaaaggaaaaagaaaaaaaagtacagctACCACCATTATGGTCCTTTTAGGGTTTATCTAGATAAGGAATCCTAGACTGAGTGGAGGTATGACATCTAAAATCACAGGTCCTCTTGGATCCACTCCATTTCACTAGGAAAGAAGGCATAGGTGTGGACAATATGATTCAGATACACCTGGGTTCCAGGGTAGCCGCTTCCTGGCTCTGTAGCCAGGGCCAAGTTACTTTAACTTTCTAGGCCACGGTTTTCAGGCACCTGATTGGGGCGATATGGGGAGCGGTTAAATGTAAAACACTTAGGACAGCGTCTCATGCTCTTAATATACAGtagttattaaaaggaaaaaaaaagacaaatgtgatTGGTTTTTCCTACTAGCCTGTCAACTGCGTGAGAACGCCGAATAAACGCCGATCCAGTGGACGCGGCCCAGAGGGCCGACCCCAGGGACCGGCCCTACGCCACGCCGCGCTGTTTTGCTGTGGGGCTTAACCTGACGTGGAGGGGCGGGACTTCCTGCGGAAGCGGAGGGGGAGGCACGGGCCGGTGGGTGCGGCTGACACATCAGTGGTGTTCCAGGCGCTGCGCGCGAGCCCAGGAGGCGAGCAGGGACCCGGGCTTTGTGGCCATCTCTCCGGGTCCCCACGACGCCGATTTCCGTGCAAGGATGGCTCGGGGCGAGCGGCGGCGCCGCGGAGCGCCGGCAGACGGAGCGCGGACCGCTGAGAGGGCGGCTCGGGGCGGCCCCGCGCGACGGGAAGGCCGGGGCGGCAGGCCCCGGGGCGCGGCTGCGGGAGCCGCTCTGGCCGTCGTGGTCCTGTCTCTGGCCCTGGGCCTGTCGGGATGCTGGCTGCTGGCATGGCACCGTGCGCGGCGGGCTGTCACGCTGCACTCCGCGCCCCCGGCGTTGCCTCCCGACTCTTCCAGCCCCGCCGTGGCCCCGGACCTCTTCTGGGGCACCTACCGTCCTCACGTTTACTTCGGCATGAAGACCCGCAGTCCGCAGCCCCTCCTCACCGGTAACCTGGACGCGGGGCGGGCAGGCAGGCGGGCACTTAATCTGGGCGCCCCAGCTTCGCGCCAGATCAAGGGTGGTGAGGAGTGGATCAGGAGAGTTATTAAGAGGGATGACCCTGAAGTTCTCGGCGACCCAGAGGGACAGGTCCCCTGCTCTCTCTTTGACTTACCTGGCCATTCTACCCCCAGGACTGATGTGGGCGCAGCAAGGCACCACCCCGGGGACCCCTAAGCTCAGGCACACGTGTGAGCAGGGGGACGGCGTGGGTCCCTATGGCTGGGAGTTCCACGACGGTCTCTCCTTCGGGCGGCAACACATCCAGGATGGGGCCTTAAGGCTCACCACTGAGTTCGTCAAGAGGCCTGGGGGTCAACACGGAGGGAACTGGAGCTGGAGAGTGACTGTAGAGCCTCAGGTCAGGGCCCTCAGGACACCCTTCCCCTAGCCCAGACTTCCTCCACCCTTCCTTTGCTGCGTGCAAATGCAGGATAAAGTGGGGGTTAATAGCAGGGGCTCTGAGCCTGGCTGCCTGGTTTGAATCTGCTGCCTGCCTTAAACACTTGCCTGTATGACCATCTCTTTTTACTAtctctaagccttggttttcttgtctgtaaaatggagataaaaaagtACCTAACTCACAGAATTgtaagaattaaaggaaataatacgTAGAGTTCTTAGCATAGTACATGGGACAAAAGTACTATTATTTCCCAGAGAACCCTGTGCAGAGCTCTTTATCTCATCCCACTGGTGCTTACTTTCAGTGACCCTCAACACTGCTAGATGTATGTTGTTTACTATGTTGCTCTCACCTGGTGTCCCTTTCCCTAAGGCTGATTCTCAGGGGAGAGACTGCTAACCTAATGCTGTGTTTTTATGTCCTCATTGGTCTCCCAGGCCTCAGGTACCTCTGCTCTCCCTTTGGTGTCCTTGTTCTTCTATGTGGTAACAGATGGCAAAGAAGTCCTAGTGCCAGAGGTTGGAGCTAAGGGGCAGTTGAAGTTCATCAGTGGACACACCAGTGAACTTGGTGACTTCCGCTTTACACTTATGCCACCAACCAGTCCAGGAGATACAGCCCCCAAGTATGGCAGGTAATTGGGGGAAGAGAGTGTGGGGTGGTGGTATGGATGCTGACTTAGCCTGATTTCCATCTCCCCCATTCTACCCTCTTTTcaccatgttccctgcattgccaAGACTCTCCCATCCTGACTCCTGATCACCTCATGTTTTCGCTTTATAATCCCCACCACTTCCTCCTGAGTAATATTTCctgtttatctttttcctttcaagCTACAATGTCTTCTGGTCGTCCAACCCAGGACTTCCCTTGCTGACAGAGATGGTGAAGAGCCGCCTAAATAACTGGTTTCAGCATCGGCCCCCAGGGGCTTCCCCTGAACGCTACCTCGGCTTGCCAGGATCTCTGAAGTGGGAGGACAGAGGCCCAAGTGGGCAAGGACAGGGACAAGGGCAATTTTTGATACAACAGGTGACACTGAAAGTCCCCTTTTCTGTGGAGTTGGTGTTTGAATCAGGCAGTGCCCAGGCAGGAGGAAGCCAAGCCCTAGAGCAGCTGGCAGGCAGCCTGCTGACCCAGGCCCTGGAAAGCCATGCTGAAGCCTTTAGAGAGCGCTTTGAGAAGACCTTCCGGCTGAAGGAGAAGGGCCTGAGCCCTGAGGAGCAGGCTTTGGGTCAGGTTGCCCTCAGTGGTCTTCTTGGTGGTATTGGCTACTTCTATGGACAGGGTCTGGTGTTGCCAGACATGGAGGTTGAGGGGTCTAAGCAGAAGGTGGACCCAGTCCTCTTTCCACCTGTCCCTCTTTTCACAGCAGTGCCCTCCCGGTCATTCTTCCCGCGAGGTTTCCTGTGGGACGAGGGCTTTCACCAGCTGGTGATCCAACGGTGGGATCCCCGGCTCACCCGGGAGGCCATAGGCCACTGGCTGGGGCTGCTAAATGCTGACGGCTGGATTGGGCGGGAGCAGGTGCTGGGGGATGAGGCCAGAGCCCGGGTGCCCTCAGAGTTCCTGGTGCAACGGACAGCCCACGCCAACCCCCCAACTCTGCTTTTGCCTATAGCCCACATGCTAGAGGGTGGTGACCCTGCCGACTATGCCTTCCTCCACAGGGCCTTCCCCCGCCTGCGTGCCTGGTTCTCCTGGCTTCATCAGAGCCAGGCAGGGCCAGTGCCACTGTCTTACCGCTGGCGGGGCCGGGACCCAGCCTTGCCAACCCTACTGAACCCCAAGACGCTGCCTTCAGGGTTGGATGACTATCCCCGGGCTTCACACCCTTCATCCACTGAGCGGCACCTGGACCTGCGGTGCTGGGTGGCACTGGGTGCCCGTGTGCTGATGCGGCTAGCGGAGCGGCTGGGAGAGGCTGAGGCAGCTGCAGAGCTGGGCCCACTGGCTGCCTCCCTGGAAGCAGAGGAGAGCCTGGATGAGCTGCATTGGGCCCCAGAGCTAGGAGTTTTTGCAGACTTTGGGAATCACACAAAAGCAGTGCAGCTGAAGCCTAGACCCCCTCAGGGCCTGGTGCGAGTGGTGGGCCGGCCCAACCCTCGATTACAGTATGTGGATGCCTTGGGCTATGTCagtctttttcccttcctgctgaGGCTACTGGACCCCAACTCATCCCGCCTTGGACCCCTGCTGGATGTTGTAGCTGATAGCCGCCAGCTCTGGAGCCCCTTTGGTTTGCGCTCCCTTGCAGCAACCAGCCCCTTTTACAGCCAGCGCAATTCAGAGCATGATCCTCCCTACTGGCGAGGTGCTGTGTGGCTCAATGTCAACTACCTGGCATTGGGGGCTCTTCACTACTATGGGCATCTGAAGGGTCCCTACCAGGCCCGTGCTGCCAAGCTCCACAGAGAACTCCGTACCAATCTGGTGAGCAATGTGAGGCGGCAGTACCAGGCCACGGGCTTCCTGTGGGAGCAATACAGTGACCAGGATGGGCGAGGCATGGGCTGCCGCCCTTTCCAGGGCTGGACCAGCCTTGTCCTACTGGCCATGGCTGAAGACTATTGAAGGGGGAACATGGGAGGGGAGCCAGGCCCCTTATGCCACTCTGGAGTCGAGGGACAAGGTCTCTCACTTCTGCCCCTAGCCCTCAAGTACCAGTGCTTCAAACCCTCCTCAGCTCATCTCAGGTGTCTCCTTACTGACATCCCACATAGCCCTGGAGTGAATGTGAATTCAGagtctatttttataaataaatgggaaagccATGTCAAACTCTATTGCTTTTGCCAACTTTGCCTCACCAAGAGGTCTTAGCTCAGTCCAGGCCTTAGGGCTGCCTGCTGTCCTTCAGAGTAGGTGGATTGGAGGTCCCCTCCAATCAAGTGCAATGCAGTAAGTTGAGCACTAGTCCACCCAAATCCACAAGCAGCTGGTTCACATCTCTTTAATGAGATCAAAGGCTCCTGTGTATGTCTTAGGAGATAGAGCTAGCACAGTCCTCCAAACACTGCCCTTCTCCTCAGGACTCCAGCCCTTTCAGACCGATTCTAGGTGGGCAGGGAGAGGCCGAGGAGAACTCAGGGAGTTGGGAGCAGGGctgtttctggtgggcaagtaAACCACCCACCCTCCCCAAATTGCTTATGGgatgtccccttcattggaagcCAGCCCCAAAGGAGACCTGGGGTACAGGATCTAGGGGCCGTGCACAGGGGACTGGTCCTCCACATCTGGTGGGGTGGCACTAGCCCTAGCCTCCTTGACTGGCTCCCCCTCACTGGAGTCAGGACAAGGGCAGAGCTCAATACCTGAGTCCCCAGTCAAGCGGCGATAGCGGCAGAAGGGTGGTGTGGGGGCAGGGctcacccctgccccaggctcaCCCTCCTGATGAGGAGGGTCACTCTGGTGGGAGGAAACATCTTCCACATTTGTTCCCTCTTGGTGGGCAGGGCAGCTAGAAGCAGAGGAGCAGCAGGTGCATTCACTGGAAGCAGTcgaggggcagcctgaggctgcAGTGTAAGGAGGCGGCGGTGTGCCTGGGCGGTGAACCACATCCTCATAGGCTGGGGGTTTGAAGGTGCTGAGGAGGCCTGCAGAAGAGAATGGCATGGTTGGTGGAAGGCAacaaggcggggggggggggggtctctttCCTGTTAGCAAAAAGTGTGCTTTGAAATGTTTGAAAAGGGAGTGTGGGATGAATCAGGGTCCTGTTTTGGGAGGGACCACTGGTAGTGAGCCCAGAGCCTCAAGTCACTCACGAAGATCAAGCAGTGAACCGGGAGGGACAGGGCCAGCCCCATGGCATGCCCCGTGGTAGGCCAACAAGTTGATCTCACGCTGCCGCTGCTGTTGCTGCAGCCGGAGTTTAGCTCGTCGATGGCGGAAGGCACAACAGCAGCTAAAGAGAATGAGGACAGTCCAGAGCAGCCAGAACCCTGCAGGAAGTGAGGAGGGAGAGTCTTAGATACCTCCCAGGCAGAGAAGGGTCCTTGAAGGCTGAGGTCCAAAGGCGGGTGGGCAGAAGGACCCAAGAAGAGCCCTCTTGAAGACTCACACCAGAGCTCATAGTAGTAGGTGCAGCAGCCAGTCTCCCCGCAGCAGTGACCACTCTCACAGAGGTAAGGCTGGTTGTTCACTCCTGGGCACAGCTCTCGAAGCTGGGAGCAAGGAGGCACTTAGAACCAAGGGAGGTTCCAGCCCAAGGCACTGTCCATCCCCAGCCCctgcatacacatacataatcCCACCCTGTGAACCAAGTTTAGCTCATAGAAAtctatggggagagggaagagtgaTGCTGAGAGGAGTGTTCAAATATCTGAAGGGCTGCCAGCATGGAAGAGGATTTGGAATAGCAAGAATCAGTCTAGAGACCAAGATTAAGATGCAAGGTGTGGACATACAAAGAGGCAGATTTCAGCTCTGCATATAAGAGACTTCTCTCATACTCAGGTCTGGCTCCCCAGGGTTCTGTTAAGGGAGTATTTTGgcagaagccagaagacagtCTGAGCTATCTCAAAGTCTCAGACAATGGGTAAGGAGTTTAAGGTAATTCCTAAAGCTGTTTTCATCATCATTCCCCATGGTCTGCCAATCCCCACTCCCAAGCTGGATCTTTCCACCCCTGGGTCTCAGGCTTCCTAGGGTAGAGGCGGGTCAGTGTGAGACCCAGAGCAGGGCTCCCAACCAGATGGGATTGCTGCGGATGCTAACGGATGGCATCCAAGGCGCGAGTCTGGGTTCCAGCTCTTCTCCAAA includes:
- the WBP1 gene encoding WW domain-binding protein 1, which translates into the protein MARASGGNGSEEDWGALRVPQQQLRELCPGVNNQPYLCESGHCCGETGCCTYYYELWWFWLLWTVLILFSCCCAFRHRRAKLRLQQQQRQREINLLAYHGACHGAGPVPPGSLLDLRLLSTFKPPAYEDVVHRPGTPPPPYTAASGCPSTASSECTCCSSASSCPAHQEGTNVEDVSSHQSDPPHQEGEPGAGVSPAPTPPFCRYRRLTGDSGIELCPCPDSSEGEPVKEARASATPPDVEDQSPVHGP
- the MRPL53 gene encoding 39S ribosomal protein L53, mitochondrial; this encodes MAAALARLGLRSVKQVRVQFCPFEKNVESTRTFLQAVSSEKVRCTNLNCSVIADVRHDGSEPCVDVLFGDGHRLIMRGAHLTAQEMLTAFASHIQARAAAGSGDKPGASTGR
- the MOGS gene encoding mannosyl-oligosaccharide glucosidase, producing the protein MARGERRRRGAPADGARTAERAARGGPARREGRGGRPRGAAAGAALAVVVLSLALGLSGCWLLAWHRARRAVTLHSAPPALPPDSSSPAVAPDLFWGTYRPHVYFGMKTRSPQPLLTGLMWAQQGTTPGTPKLRHTCEQGDGVGPYGWEFHDGLSFGRQHIQDGALRLTTEFVKRPGGQHGGNWSWRVTVEPQASGTSALPLVSLFFYVVTDGKEVLVPEVGAKGQLKFISGHTSELGDFRFTLMPPTSPGDTAPKYGSYNVFWSSNPGLPLLTEMVKSRLNNWFQHRPPGASPERYLGLPGSLKWEDRGPSGQGQGQGQFLIQQVTLKVPFSVELVFESGSAQAGGSQALEQLAGSLLTQALESHAEAFRERFEKTFRLKEKGLSPEEQALGQVALSGLLGGIGYFYGQGLVLPDMEVEGSKQKVDPVLFPPVPLFTAVPSRSFFPRGFLWDEGFHQLVIQRWDPRLTREAIGHWLGLLNADGWIGREQVLGDEARARVPSEFLVQRTAHANPPTLLLPIAHMLEGGDPADYAFLHRAFPRLRAWFSWLHQSQAGPVPLSYRWRGRDPALPTLLNPKTLPSGLDDYPRASHPSSTERHLDLRCWVALGARVLMRLAERLGEAEAAAELGPLAASLEAEESLDELHWAPELGVFADFGNHTKAVQLKPRPPQGLVRVVGRPNPRLQYVDALGYVSLFPFLLRLLDPNSSRLGPLLDVVADSRQLWSPFGLRSLAATSPFYSQRNSEHDPPYWRGAVWLNVNYLALGALHYYGHLKGPYQARAAKLHRELRTNLVSNVRRQYQATGFLWEQYSDQDGRGMGCRPFQGWTSLVLLAMAEDY